From the genome of Candidatus Delongbacteria bacterium:
ATATAAACATTTATGTAGAGTATTTGATTGATAAATATTACATCTATGCTGGTGATTGTTTAACAAAAGAAGATGCTGAATTATTAAAAAATAGAATTAGTAGTCTCGGTTTTACAAAACTTTACGTATTCCCAAAAAAAGTAAATGTTCCAGATCATAATGAATCTGCAATATCGTCAAAGGAGTATACAGTATCGGTATTCTCTTCAAATGATTACAAAAACGCAGTAAGAGTGAAAGATATAGTGGAGAAAAGGTTTAAATCTGAAACCATGATTATCGAAAAAGGGGCAAAATTTGTTCTGATTTGTGGTAAATTTTCTGCTGAAAGAGATGCCGACGACCTTAGAAATAGAATTGTTAGAGAATTGGGATTAACTAGTGCAGAAACAATAATCTTTGATGGTTTTATTGAATATGAATTACGAGATATCGAAACACCTATGGTTGAACCTAAAAATAATGATTTAATTCATGAAATAAATGAGCATATTCCTGAAGTGGTTGAGCCAAAATTCGCTATACAGATTTTCGCAACATCTGATGATAAGAAAGCTGAAAACCTAAAATCAGATCTCATTAATCAATATTCTTATAGTTTTTCAAATGTTAGATCTTCAGGCATTAGTAGAGTATTTGCCCTTTTTAATGAAGAATCTGAAGCTAGAGAAGCTTTGACAACTTTGAAGAAAAAACATCCTGATGCTTTTTTCTCTAAAATTTCGGAAGATGAAGCTACTATTTCGACAGAAACAGAGTTAAAAAAAGACAAAAAAGTTACAAATATTGTAGAAAGTGGAAGTTATTTTGTACAAATTGGTGCCTTTTCAACAATGCTAAGTGCAGAACAAATTGAAAAAATTGCTAATAATTTTGGTTACACAAATATCCAAATTATAAGAGCTGGTAAGTTATATAAAGTTTTAGTCGGAGGGTATCTTACAAGAGAAGATGCTGTGAGTGCCAGAGATGATTTAAAAGCTAAATCATTGGACTTTGAAAATGCATGGATTGTGACAAAATAATGCGAAAAAAATATTTATTTTAGTTTGATTTTTTATAAAAATTAGTTTTCTTTATCACTGCCTGAATGAAGGTAAATTAAAGGTTGTTGATCCTGAAACTCCCCTGTAAGGATCGACGAAGTGAAATTAAAGAAGGTGGTAAACATGAAGAAAACTGGGATGCTATTTTTAATTCTTAGTATGTTGCTAGTTTTTAAAGGACTCAATGCAGAACCAATTCCTGCAGATTCTTTTGATCCAGAGAGAGATGTTAAAACAGCAGTATTTGTCGACAGGGGAAATTTGAAAGATGGAGATCAGTTTAGACTTGCTGTGTCATTTGAGATCCCAGAAGGATACCATATTACTGATAGTGAGTACTATTATCTAAACACAGAATCTGCATCAAAATTTAGTTTTGAAAAACCAGTTTTTTCAAAAAAGGATAGTTACAAAGGTCACAATGTTTTTAAAAATTCATCATACATTTATACAACCGGAACGTTTATATCTGGATTACTTGCTGAAGATATGACTATTTCATATGGTTTTCAATGTTGTACTGAGTTTGGTGATGAATCTTGTTTTATGCCAATGGATTATGAAGTGGTTATTGATTTTAATAGTGTAAATTCAGATTTTTTTGAGAAAAATGTACAAAAAATCGAAATAGAAAAAGTGGAAGAAAAGAAAGTGGAAGAATCTGACGATTCTGATGCTGATCTAGAAGAGAAACTTGCTGAGGATATAAAAACGGCTGGTACATGGTCATTGATGATTTTTATTATTGCCTTTTTAGGTGGTATTTTGGACAGTATGACTCCATGTGTGTATCCAATTATTCCTGTAGTTATAAGTTATATGGGGGCTAAATCTTCTGGTAAAAAATCTGCTGGTTTTACGCTTTCTCTATTTTTTGTTTTAGGATTGGCATTTACATATTCGATAGTAGGCTTACTTGCTGCATTCCTTGGTGGAATTTTTGGTGTAGGTGATCTGGCCGCAAATCCTTATGTAAGAACTGGTATTGCAATTGTGTTCACTGTTTTAGCAGCTTCAATGTTTGGTATGTTCGATATCAATCTTGTTTCTTCAGAACAAAAAGCTAAGATGATGCAAAGTGGAAAAAGCAAATCTGGCTTCTTTGGTGCTATTATATTAGGTGCAGTTTCAGGTATTATTGCTGCTCCTTGCGTTGGTCCAGTTTTAGCTGCTCTCTTGATTCACGTTGCAACAGTTGGTGATATGCTTTATGGTTGGTTAATTTTCCTCACTTTTGCTTTTGGTTTAGGTCTACTATTCTTATTGATAGGTACTTTCTCTGGAGCAATACATGCCCTACCACAAGCCGGTGCTTGGATGATGAATATCAAGAAGTTTTTCGGATTTGTAATGCTGGGTGCTGCGATCTTTTTTGTTTCAATACTACTTCCAGAATATTTGACATTTGCAATGATTGCGATATTAGCAATGGTAATAGCAGTTTATATCGGTGGTTTTAGAACTCCTGAGCATGATTCAGGGTTCTTCTCTCTGATTGGAAAAGTATTAGGACTAGTTTTTGCGGTTGTTTCAGTAGTATTTATTCTAAAAACAATGGTGTTTTTTGTAGAACTTCCTTTTGGTGGAACTGTTGTTACTGGTAATGTGAGTCATACTGGTGAGGTTCATGTACCTTTTAGAAAAACATCTGATGATCTGATGGTTGTTGAGAAAGCAATTGATGAAATCAAAGGAACTGAAAAATTAGTAATGGTAGATTTTTGGGCTGAGTGGTGTTTAAATTGTAAAGAGTTAGATAAAGTTACCTGGAATGTTCCATCGGTTGTAGATTATGTAAAATCACATTTTATTCCAGTAAAACTTGATATTACCGATAAAAGAAGCGAATTTTCAAAAAAGTATATTGAAAAATTTAAAGATTTTGGTTCTACTAATCCTCCTGTGATCCTTTTTATAAACAGTAAAGGCGAGGTCGTTGAGAAGATTCAAGGGTTAGTCGAAGGTGAAAGAATGTTAAAAAAACTTGAGAAAATAAAAGGATAATATTTACAAAACATTTTGTATATGTTAAATTTTTTAAAAATGGAAAGGATAAATTATGGCAATGGATATTACTAGCAATAATTTTGAGGCTGAAGTACTTAAATCTGAGAAAATTACTGTTTTAAAATTTGGTGCAGCTTGGTGTGGACCTTGTAAAAAAATGGATCCAATTATCGATGAGATTGCTAAAGAAAATCCCGATCTTAAAGTATGCTATATCGATATTGATAAAGAAAGACAAATCCCAATCGAGTTTGGTGTTCTTTCCGTTCCAACTACTCTTTTCTTTGTTAATGGTGAAGTAAAAGATACTATTATTGGCTTAGTACCAAAAGCAAAAATTATGGGTGTTGTGGAGAAATTGAGAGGCTAGAAACTTCTTTAATATTTGGAAAGGGAGAGTAATCTCCCTTTTTTATTTCTGGAGATTATCTTATTTGATTATATTAGTTTAATACATTCGTGAGATGATAAATGGATTCTCTTTCATTGTGTTTAAAAATACCTAAGTATAAAAAATTTTCATCAAGTAATATTCGAGTATTGTTGTTTGATGATGGTAATTTTATCGTTGGACATTTCGCTGAAGCTTTTGTTAAGAAAGATTATGCTGTTGAAGTATTTAAAATAAATCGAATTGAAACTATTAAGAAAAGGTACTTCAAGAGCTTTACAAAAGTTCTCGAGGAGTTTAAACCAGATCTAATTTTCTCAATAAATTTTTCTGGCTTTGACACTGAAGGAAGTTTGTCGGCATTATTAAATGTATTGCAAATTAGACATTTTTGTTATTTTATAGATCATCCTACCATAAATTCAGAAAAGTTTAAAAACAATTTGTATCCTTTTTTATCACTTTTTGTACCAGAGAAACGTTGGATCAATACAATTGCTACAAGATTTGGAACTATACCTGTTTACCTTCCTTTAGCTTATAATTCTGATATTGAAAAATATAAAATTTCTTCATCACTTGCAAAACATGATTTCATGTATCATGGATATACTTTTTTAGAGAGAATAGAGGAACTTTCAAATTTTAAAATTATAAATGGAGATGTTGATCCTGTTAAATTTCATAATTATATGATAGCTAAATTGTTGGATAATCTTGATCTTGATCTAGTAGATCAGATTGAGGAATTTGAAAAAGAGAATGAGACAGAGCTATACTTCGACTCCGAAAATGAATTGAATAGATATATAGAAAGACTTTTTCTTGAAAGTGATCTTTTTTTTAAAAACTATGTTCTTGATAAGATGACAAAATTATATATTAATATTTATGGTGATGAAAAATGGAGATCTGTTTTTCCTGATTATAATAAGATCTTTAATGCTCCTACAAATCATAAAGAATTAATTGAACTCTATAATAGCCATAGAATCATTTTAAACATAAAATCAAGGATGCTTCCAACTGGGATTTCAAATGTTTTTTTTGAAGGTTTCATGTCTGGTTCTTATGTTTTGGCTGAACCTACTGAAGATATAGAAAGTATCTATAGAGATGCTGGAATTGAAGCTATTTTTAAAATTTCTGAAGTGAAAAATGAAGTGTCATTTCTTTTAGCTAATGAAAAAGAATATTATGATCGTATTGGTAGAGTTCAAGATGTTATAAAAAGAAAACATACTTATCTAAATAGGGTAGATGTGATTACAGCATTTATAACTAATGTCATCGCAAGAGTAAAATAAATATCTTAGATTAAGTAATAAGTATTGGGAGATAAATATGGATATTTTTGTAGCTAGACAACCAATTTTTAATAAAGATTTGACTGTTTATGCTTATGAGCTTCTATTTAGATCAGGATTTGAAAAAGCTGTTGAAATTCCTGATCAGGATATAGCTACGTCAAATGTAATTCATAGATCATTTGTTGATATAGGACTTGATGATTTAGTGGGTGGGAAGCGTGTTTTTATAAATTTTACTGATAATTTACTTAAGGAAGAGATCGCAAGTTTATTTCCTCCAGAACTTTTAACTGTTGAAGTTTTAGAGAATGTGATTCCTGATAAAAAAATAATAGAATCAGTGATAAACTTAAAAAAGAAAGGCTATTTGATCGCTTTAGATGATTTTGAATATAAGGATTTAAATAATCCATTGATACCTCATGCAGATATCATCAAAGTTGATTTTATGCTTACTACAGAAGAGGAACAGTTCAAGATTGTACAGATGTTAAAACATCACAACATAAAATTTTTAGCTGAAAAAATTGAAACGAGAGATATTTTTGAGAAAGCTTTAGAATGGGGTTATACATATTTCCAAGGGTTTTTCCTTGCAAAACCTGAAATAAAAAAGGGTCGTGGTATCTCTTCAAATAAAATGAGTAAATTAAATCTTTTGATTGAAGTGAATAAGTCAGAGTTGATGATAGAAAATATCGAAACGATTATTAAACACGATGTTAATCTTTCTTTTAAATTGTTGAAATTCATGAATTCTCCACATTTTGGATTTAAAAGGGAGATTAACTCCATCAAACATGCATTAAATCTTCTTGGTCAAAGAGAAGTTAAAAAATGGATAAATATTATTACTTTAAATGATATCGGAGATGACAAACCAGCTGAGATAACCAGAGAAGCTTTAAGAAGAGGAAAGTTTTTAGAGAATATTGGTTTGATAAATAAAAATTGTAAAGACTCTTCAGAGTTCTTTTTTCTTGGTATGTTTTCAAAACTTGATTGTATTGTAGGTTTACCAATGGATCAGATTTTAAAAGATTTTCCAATTTCTACAGATGTAAAAAATGCTATTTTAGGTGTTGAAGATTCAAATTATAAAAAGTTATTGGATCTTATTATTAATTTTGATAAAGGTGATTGGGAGCTTGTTCATAAAACAAATAACTATTTTAAGTTAAGTGAACCAGAAGTTGTTAAATCCTACAAAGAGGCAGTTTCTTGGTCGGATTTGATTATGAATTCAAATGTGATTTAAAGTTGGGTTAGTTAATAATCCTAAGATACTATCCAAATTTCTTAGAAGACTAATGTCGAATATTTTATATTAGATGTTTGATGATAACTGTTTACGGCAATTGTTTCTTATAGCTCGTTCATCCTCAAAACAAATCGGATGATACAATATCATCCGATTTTATGATTGAATATAATGATCATTCAATTTGAAATCAATCTCATTACATAACATTATCATTTCGTGTACACAATTCTTTACATAATCTAGGTACTTATTGAAAATAATAGGCTGAAAAAAACTATAATTCTCATATAAATTTAAACTTTCGAACTTTTTCTCATTTGGGATAAAACCTAATTTATTTCCCCAAACAACTACTTCAGGATGTGAAGACAATAACTTTGATACTTTATCGAAGTCTTTGGATTCTCGAGGATTAAGGACAATCATTATGTCTGAATTTGAATTTTGAAGCCATATGAAGATTCTTATCTTTATATAATTTCCAACTTGAATTTCCTGACTTGTAGGATTTTTCCAGATTTTATTTTTTGAACTGCACCTATATTCTTCAGCCTGATGCAATTCATCTACAATGGATAAATTCTTATCATTTGGTATTTTGAAAGGAAAATTAAAGAATTTTTATTCCTCACTCAAATCAACTTCAATAATCTCTATTCTCAAACCATTTGGATCTCTAACAACTATATTACCATTTTTCTCATTCCATTCGCCCTCAATTATCACATTGTTTTTAGTAAGATAATCGTATGTCTCTTTAAGATTTTCCACGAGTAGATCAAAAGTAATTTCTGGTTTAGAGCAATATTTTTCAACAAGCATGTCATTTTCTGCAAATGGAAGTAAAAGATAGTACATTCCATCGTTTTCAAGACGTACAGCTCCTTCCTCTTCATCAACTTGTTTAAATCCAAAAATTTCAATGTAAAACATTTTTGTTTCTTCAATATCTTTACAGATGATATTGATTTCACCAGAATAAAATTTCATAGTCACTCCTTAATTTATACGTAAGCCTTTTGGTAGATGATTTTTTAATATTCCTGAACTATTTTTACCCCAAGTTAACGGAAATCCATTCACTGTAACAATTATCCAGCCACTTGGATTATCGATTATCTTTAAAGTCTCACCACGTAAATACTTTATCATTTCATCGGAATTGTAATTTAATTCATATTTTGTATAATTATTTTTTAATACAGAAACGGCTAAAGCATGGGCAGGAATTACTCGTTTGTCAAATTCTCCAGCCAATTGACCTAATCTAATAATATTTAGATAGTCTGCTAAATAGTAGTATTCTGAATTCAATAGATATATAGAATTTTTGAAGTAGAATAGTTCTAAATTATTAAGTTCTCTAATAGGCTTTAAAAAATCCTCAGCCATTACACTCTTTAATGGTTTAATTTTTTTTTGCTTTAGATAAGTCTGTTCAGAATCAGAACTCTTAACTAATCTAGCACAAAAATGACCCTCACCTTTATTCCTGTGAGGATAAATATTAAACTTCCAATCGTACCCTAAACTTTCGATACGAA
Proteins encoded in this window:
- a CDS encoding VOC family protein is translated as MKFYSGEINIICKDIEETKMFYIEIFGFKQVDEEEGAVRLENDGMYYLLLPFAENDMLVEKYCSKPEITFDLLVENLKETYDYLTKNNVIIEGEWNEKNGNIVVRDPNGLRIEIIEVDLSEE
- a CDS encoding SPOR domain-containing protein, which produces MKYFILIIFVCFIACTTTETVVETSNKKNETSQVDSPEVEVLEIDLTSHDKNISTKIVDGYRVKVEAVESISKAEEIKKTLTSNLNINIYVEYLIDKYYIYAGDCLTKEDAELLKNRISSLGFTKLYVFPKKVNVPDHNESAISSKEYTVSVFSSNDYKNAVRVKDIVEKRFKSETMIIEKGAKFVLICGKFSAERDADDLRNRIVRELGLTSAETIIFDGFIEYELRDIETPMVEPKNNDLIHEINEHIPEVVEPKFAIQIFATSDDKKAENLKSDLINQYSYSFSNVRSSGISRVFALFNEESEAREALTTLKKKHPDAFFSKISEDEATISTETELKKDKKVTNIVESGSYFVQIGAFSTMLSAEQIEKIANNFGYTNIQIIRAGKLYKVLVGGYLTREDAVSARDDLKAKSLDFENAWIVTK
- a CDS encoding thioredoxin fold domain-containing protein; protein product: MKKTGMLFLILSMLLVFKGLNAEPIPADSFDPERDVKTAVFVDRGNLKDGDQFRLAVSFEIPEGYHITDSEYYYLNTESASKFSFEKPVFSKKDSYKGHNVFKNSSYIYTTGTFISGLLAEDMTISYGFQCCTEFGDESCFMPMDYEVVIDFNSVNSDFFEKNVQKIEIEKVEEKKVEESDDSDADLEEKLAEDIKTAGTWSLMIFIIAFLGGILDSMTPCVYPIIPVVISYMGAKSSGKKSAGFTLSLFFVLGLAFTYSIVGLLAAFLGGIFGVGDLAANPYVRTGIAIVFTVLAASMFGMFDINLVSSEQKAKMMQSGKSKSGFFGAIILGAVSGIIAAPCVGPVLAALLIHVATVGDMLYGWLIFLTFAFGLGLLFLLIGTFSGAIHALPQAGAWMMNIKKFFGFVMLGAAIFFVSILLPEYLTFAMIAILAMVIAVYIGGFRTPEHDSGFFSLIGKVLGLVFAVVSVVFILKTMVFFVELPFGGTVVTGNVSHTGEVHVPFRKTSDDLMVVEKAIDEIKGTEKLVMVDFWAEWCLNCKELDKVTWNVPSVVDYVKSHFIPVKLDITDKRSEFSKKYIEKFKDFGSTNPPVILFINSKGEVVEKIQGLVEGERMLKKLEKIKG
- a CDS encoding thioredoxin family protein, with amino-acid sequence MAMDITSNNFEAEVLKSEKITVLKFGAAWCGPCKKMDPIIDEIAKENPDLKVCYIDIDKERQIPIEFGVLSVPTTLFFVNGEVKDTIIGLVPKAKIMGVVEKLRG
- a CDS encoding EAL domain-containing protein, which produces MDIFVARQPIFNKDLTVYAYELLFRSGFEKAVEIPDQDIATSNVIHRSFVDIGLDDLVGGKRVFINFTDNLLKEEIASLFPPELLTVEVLENVIPDKKIIESVINLKKKGYLIALDDFEYKDLNNPLIPHADIIKVDFMLTTEEEQFKIVQMLKHHNIKFLAEKIETRDIFEKALEWGYTYFQGFFLAKPEIKKGRGISSNKMSKLNLLIEVNKSELMIENIETIIKHDVNLSFKLLKFMNSPHFGFKREINSIKHALNLLGQREVKKWINIITLNDIGDDKPAEITREALRRGKFLENIGLINKNCKDSSEFFFLGMFSKLDCIVGLPMDQILKDFPISTDVKNAILGVEDSNYKKLLDLIINFDKGDWELVHKTNNYFKLSEPEVVKSYKEAVSWSDLIMNSNVI
- a CDS encoding glycosyltransferase family 1 protein is translated as MDSLSLCLKIPKYKKFSSSNIRVLLFDDGNFIVGHFAEAFVKKDYAVEVFKINRIETIKKRYFKSFTKVLEEFKPDLIFSINFSGFDTEGSLSALLNVLQIRHFCYFIDHPTINSEKFKNNLYPFLSLFVPEKRWINTIATRFGTIPVYLPLAYNSDIEKYKISSSLAKHDFMYHGYTFLERIEELSNFKIINGDVDPVKFHNYMIAKLLDNLDLDLVDQIEEFEKENETELYFDSENELNRYIERLFLESDLFFKNYVLDKMTKLYINIYGDEKWRSVFPDYNKIFNAPTNHKELIELYNSHRIILNIKSRMLPTGISNVFFEGFMSGSYVLAEPTEDIESIYRDAGIEAIFKISEVKNEVSFLLANEKEYYDRIGRVQDVIKRKHTYLNRVDVITAFITNVIARVK